In the genome of Drosophila pseudoobscura strain MV-25-SWS-2005 chromosome 3, UCI_Dpse_MV25, whole genome shotgun sequence, one region contains:
- the Ufc1 gene encoding ubiquitin-fold modifier-conjugating enzyme 1 yields MVDDSTRKTLSNIPLLQIRAGPREKDVWVQRLKEEYNALIMYVKNNKQSGSDWFRLESNKEGTKWFGKCWYMHNLLKYEFDVEFDIPVTYPTTAPEIALPELDGKTAKMYRGGKICLTDHFKPLWARNVPKFGIAHAMALGLAPWLAVEVPDLIEKGIITYKEK; encoded by the exons ATGGTGGATGATAGCACTAGGAAAACGCTGAGTAACATTCCACTGTTACAGATAAGGGCTGGGCCACGTGAGAAGGACGTTTGGGTGCAGAGGCTGAAAGAGGAATATAACGCGCTGATTATG TATGTGAAGAACAATAAGCAGTCGGGCAGCGACTGGTTCCGGCTGGAGTCCAACAAGGAGGGCACAAAATGGTTTGGAAAATGCTGGTACATGCACAACCTCCTAAAGTACGAATTCGATGTGGAGTTTGACATTCCAGTGACATACCCAACGACGGCACCCGAAATCGCCCTGCCCGAGTTGGATGGCAAGACGGCAAAGATGTATCGCGGCGGCAAAATTTGTCTAACAGATCACTTCAAGCCCCTGTGGGCACGCAATGTTCCCAAATTTGGAATTGCCCATGCCATGGCTTTGGGA CTGGCTCCCTGGTTGGCTGTGGAGGTTCCAGACTTGATCGAAAAGGGCATCATCACATACAAGGagaaataa
- the Tmem131 gene encoding transmembrane protein 131 homolog isoform X2, translating into MYTHFPLRLVLRLIPALFVLLSARVSGNNNQQMQMQLEPSSEKMLEGLQESFISLPEPHTRDHSEMLGDLRIVPPHLDFGTWSVGQARTKQVTLFNQHTNRTLQLNSVVGPSPAFYSSFFGTREVPPLGNTTFSVVFLPRQLGAISTDLLIHTSFGRAEMKVRGEGSECPYRLKPLVGIKAPINATLTPEIHMYNPHERPLQILEIYSSGGEFQLELPSGGSEGPQNLWEIPPHTLKPVIRISFHGRTAGNHSAYIRIKISELEELEESILVIPVEFEILPKQTPYARNPLADFGRVATHNAEAMEFKLDMHDQNDQSRELFGSYLRNIPGLFFDPNSTSIVLDPKLFESSETINDLLVISSKSSSSSPEPVQPFTVLVRAEIFKGGLSFDGNVTKFLTGSVSNSDGSEGATPLERKRSLVVRNNFAMPLILYNVSLSEPINESLLEVTMMGDPLQILLQPGDSVELLKLNLLNDEVMFKSSLRIDTNVTTFEMPVVSCSGRLHISAQPFVLRIPQKRHERELEPEVPSLELDLGTVPYAEMSRDGYVILRNDNPMPIKITNWFFKEPKTVYSHSSFFGCLLAEDIENSQDDLNEATRLHICRYLGQGDSAVFQVAVKTYIDGPAEGTLKVWTPYEVVRVPVKFKASMGQLDIDQEQLSFKNCFPGKICTAVLSIRSSFTHPVHVKSISFAKPGLRFKDFNAKGTTIAAQTLTKVGRIYFEPTAMCQSQCYIRDSTNDQAVFPSIPGGGAFGGEPGGASSINNNLLYDGVELRQRTELYRQFKRQLQALTLTLHSDELPPLELDFAIAVEWPKLVQFQPIPPTPAIEISQVQRQWITLTNPSQQPLLLDYFLSDPAYARRTQLSLPHEVIDVSSTSCYLTDREVFSLPEAGGPILLPGGSSLTIPITFSAYQPEKYCTLLHVRSNLTLYEAVWLQARAVQSQFRFGNRRPGSLTPLLFDVPPDQFEGCHSGDKAVVTVRSFTARNAGVIPMRIEGFLIGSLPCEDYGFKVMDCAGFDLGENETRKVEIAFSSDLTTSRVRRTLTLITNLTYDIGYFMLAQMPSESVEQCAAHLVRPTWETSLRNAALVVLLASFCLVLVAAVFDSKAIMTQQSAYDAARYKGPVQPTFNLRNIVKMQAEEVAAKAEAVQQHQHHHPHQHQQRARNGGGQVKEVRKRTFIAPTTTTTSRKSKPSWSTWGMDMNSLSKHLQKPKPKPQAIVTPTLNPPQPAPVPVESIKPVKKSATPSPPQPTAPVRPQKKFRQTPVVVVPPAPKPKAEPSSKTEASPKAEPFPKIEPLPKAEPLPKAEPSAKAETLPKTEPSSKAEPSPVCTPVVQEVQEKPMPKPSAPSPPQQENVSPKPLIKTQEQRVLKEQNGSAKKLGKTPGRERERERERRKEQKATNGTSSVVAVRKSDRKQRQKQLNFGQSATSASPPASPDTIKCITSPWETSSRVSFRDVLQTASSQPATVENGINLTPAPAAPPLPVPEIENHVAPLPAAAAVGAAASSSQVPSQSSDLGPIGGSRKTSTPPAMTSLWEPLSATASNSLFANAEIELPPVDDLYEQRERERLQQQQQAQWERSELIMQQQLLLQQAQQLEMQQRQQEQQQKQLQQEKLLLLANMESNNWNSPWSPLGYGAWPDVQTTGVVNVVRPPPGLAAATGYNNSQMLATSHNIAQEQQGIAAAAVGVGGIGSGAAAVTGHGESLPTQYDPFTSPSSIWSDTWRQSSQRNNNHNNNNHMN; encoded by the exons ATGTACACACATTTTCCGCTGCGGCTCGTCCTGAGGCTGATACCAGCTTTGTTCGTGCTGCTCAGCGCCCGAgtcagtggcaacaacaaccagcaaatgcaaatgcagctgGAGCCCAGCAGTGAAAAAATGCTGGAGGGACTTCAGGAGAGCTTCATCAGTCTCCCGGAGCCGCACACGCGCGACCATAGCGAAATGCTGGGAGACCTGCGGATTGTGCCGCCCCACCTTGACTTTGGAACATGGTCTGTGGGACAGGCGCGTACGAAGCAGGTGACGCTGTTTAACCAGCACACGAATCGCACTCTTCAATTGAACTCTGTGGTGGGGCCCAGTCCGGCCTTCTACAGCAGTTTCTTTGGAACGCGCGAGGTGCCGCCGCTGGGGAACACCACATTCAGTGTGGTCTTCCTGCCGAGGCAGCTTGGTGCCATATCAACGGATCTGCTAATACACACATCCTTCGGCCGTGCGGAGATGAAGGTACGCGGCGAGGGTAGCGAGTGTCCATATCGCTTGAAGCCGCTGGTGGGCATCAAGGCGCCCATAAACGCAACGCTAACCCCAGAGATTCACATGTATAATCCCCACGAGCGTCCGCTACAGATACTCGAG ATTTACAGCAGTGGCGGAGAGTTCCAGCTGGAACTGCCCAGCGGTGGCTCCGAGGGACCACAGAATCTTTGGGAAATACCGCCGCACACGCTGAAGCCAGTCATACGGATATCTTTCCACGGCCGCACCGCTGGCAACCATAGCGCCTACATACGCATCAAGATATCCGAACTCGAGGAGCTCGAGGAGAGCATCCTGGTCATACCCGTCGAGTTCGAGATCCTGCCCAAGCAAACACCCTACGCACGTAATCCTCTGGCGGACTTTGGCCGCGTGGCCACCCACAACGCGGAGGCCATGGAGTTCAAGCTGGATATGCACGACCAGAACGATCAGAGCCGCGAGCTCTTCGGCAGCTATCTGCGGAATATACCGGGCCTCTTCTTCGATCCCAATAGCACGAGCATTGTGCTGGACCCCAAGCTGTTCGAGAGCAGCGAAACGATCAACGATCTGCTGGTCATCAGCAGCaagagctccagctccagcccggAGCCAGTGCAACCTTTCACGGTTCTAGTCCGGGCAGAGATCTTCAAGGGCGGCCTGTCCTTCGATGGCAATGTCACCAAATTTCTAACGGGCTCTGTCTCCAACTCCGATGGTTCGGAGGGAGCCACTCCGCTGGAGAGGAAACGCTCGCTGGTAGTGCGCAACAACTTTGCCATGCCCCTGATCCTCTACAATGTCAGTCTTAGCGAGCCGATCAACGAGTCCCTTTTGGAGGTGACTATGATGGGTGATCCACTGCAGATTTTACTGCAGCCGGGCGACTCTGTGGAGCTGCTAAAACTCAATCTGCTCAACGATGAGGTAATGTTCAAGTCCTCTCTCAGGATCGATACGAATGTCACCACCTTCGAGATGCCAGTGGTCTCCTGCAGTGGGCGGCTGCACATCTCCGCCCAGCCGTTTGTGCTGCGTATACCACAGAAGAGGCACGAGCgagagctggagccggaggtGCCCAGCTTGGAGCTAGATCTGGGCACCGTGCCATATGCCGAGATGTCGCGGGATGGCTATGTCATCCTGCGCAACGACAATCCCATGCCCATCAAGATCACCAATTGGTTCTTCAAGGAGCCCAAGACTGTCTACTCGCACAGCTCCTTCTTTGGCTGCCTGTTGGCGGAGGATATTGAGAATTCGCAGGACGACTTGAACGAGGCCACCCGATTGCACATCTGCCGGTACTTAGGCCAGGGCGACAGCGCCGTCTTCCAGGTGGCCGTCAAAACCTACATAGACGGCCCGGCCGAGGGCACCCTCAAGGTGTGGACTCCGTACGAGGTGGTGCGTGTGCCCGTGAAGTTCAAGGCCTCGATGGGACAGCTGGACATCGATCAGGAACAGTTGAGCTTCAAGAACTGCTTCCCCGGAAAGATATGCACTGCGGTGCTGAGCATCCGCTCCAGCTTCACACATCCCGTACACGTCAAGAGCATCAGCTTCGCGAAGCCGGGCCTACGGTTCAAGGATTTCAATGCCAAGGGCACCACCATCGCTGCTCAGACCCTGACCAAGGTAGGGCGGATCTACTTTGAGCCAACGGCCATGTGTCAGAGCCAGTGCTACATCAGGGACTCCACCAACGATCAGGCCGTCTTTCCCAGCATACCCGGCGGCGGAGCGTTTGGTGGGGAGCCGGGCGGCgccagcagcatcaacaacaaTCTCCTGTACGACGGTGTCGAGCTGCGCCAACGCACAGAGCTCTATAGGCAATTCAAACGACAGCTGCAGGCTCTGACCCTGACGCTGCACAGCGACGAGCTCCCGCCGTTGGAGTTGGACTTTGCGATTGCCGTCGAGTGGCCGAAGCTGGTGCAGTTCCAGCCGATACCACCCACGCCGGCCATCGAGATCAGTCAGGTGCAGCGCCAGTGGATCACCCTGACCAATCCCTcgcagcagccgctgctccTCGACTACTTCCTGTCGGACCCGGCCTACGCCAGACGCACCCAGCTCTCTCTGCCCCACGAGGTGATCGATGTCAGCTCCACTAGCTGCTATCTCACCGATCGCGAGGTCTTCTCCCTGCCCGAGGCTGGCGGACCCATCCTGCTGCCCGGCGGCTCGAGTCTTACCATTCCAATCACCTTCAGCGCCTATCAGCCGGAAAAGTACTGCACCCTACTCCATGTGAGGAGTAATCTCACGCTCTACGAGGCTGTCTGGCTCCAGGCCCGCGCCGTGCAATCTCAGTTCCGCTTCGGCAACCGTCGTCCAGGCTCCCTGACACCACTGCTTTTTGATGTGCCGCCCGACCAGTTCGAGGGTTGCCACTCCGGCGACAAGGCTGTGGTTACCGTCCGCAGCTTTACGGCCCGCAATGCGGGTGTCATTCCCATGAGGATCGAGGGATTCCTGATCGGATCGCTGCCCTGCGAGGACTACGGCTTCAAGGTGATGGATTGTGCCGGCTTCGATCTAGGCGAGAACGAGACGCGGAAGGTGGAGATTGCATTCAGCTCGGACCTGACGACGTCGCGTGTGAGGCGAACGCTAACGCTGATCACGAATCTGACCTACGACATCGGATACTTTATGCTGGCCCAGATGCCGTCCGAGAGTGTGGAGCAATGTGCCGCCCATCTGGTGCGACCCACTTGGGAGACTTCGCTGAGAAATGCTGCGCTTGTGGTGCTGTTGGCCAGCTTCTGTTTGGTCTTGGTTGCGGCCGTATTTGATTCGAAGGCCATCATGACCCAGCAGAGTGCGTACGATGCGGCCCGCTACAAGGGGCCCGTCCAGCCCACCTTTAATCTGCGGAATATCGTTAAGATGCAGGCTGAGGAGGTGGCCGCCAAAGCGGAGGCAGTGCAACAACATCAGCACCACCACCctcaccagcaccagcaacggGCCAGGAATGGTGGAGGCCAAGTGAAGGAAGTGCGCAAGCGGACATTTATTGCGCCCACGACTACGACAACATCGCGTAAATCCAAGCCGTCCTGGTCAACCTGGGGCATGGACATGAATTCCCTCAGCAAGCATCTGCAGAAACCCAAACCAAAGCCACAAGCCATAGTCACCCCCACCCTCAATCCTCCCCAGCCcgcgccagtgccagtggaaTCCATCAAGCCCGTGAAGAAATCGGCAACGCCATCACCGCCGCAGCCAACAGCTCCAGTGCGGCCCCAGAAGAAGTTCAGACAGACACCCGTGGTTGTGGTGCCTCCTGCACCCAAGCCCAAGGCAGAGCCATCGTCGAAAACAGAAGCATCGCCCAAAGCAGAACCATTCCCCAAAATAGAGCCATTACCCAAAGCTGAGCCATTACCCAAAGCAGAGCCATCCGCCAAAGCAGAGACATTACCCAAAACAGAGCCATCCTCCAAAGCAGAGCCATCACCTGTATGCACCCCAGTCGTCCAGGAGGTCCAGGAGAAACCGATGCCCAAGCCCTCAGCCCCGAGTCCTCCTCAGCAGGAGAATGTATCGCCCAAGCCCCTCATCAAGACCCAAGAGCAACGAGTGCTAAAGGAACAAAATGGATCAGCCAAGAAATTGGGCAAGACTCCAggccgagagagagaacgCGAGAGGGAGCGCCGCAAGGAACAAAAGGCAACGAATGGTACATCGTCTGTGGTCGCAGTGAGGAAATCTGATCGAAAACAGCGCCAGAAGCAGCTAAACTTTGGCCAATCGGCTACCAGTGCCTCACCACCAGCCTCGCCCGATACCATCAAGTGCATCACCTCTCCCTGGGAGACCAGCAGTCGTGTGTCGTTCAGGGATGTGCTCCAAACAGCCAGTAGCCAGCCTGCGACCGtggaaaatggaataaatttGACTCCGGCACCGGCAGCACCGCCATTACCAGTACCAGAAATAGAAAACCATGTGGCTCcactaccagcagcagcagcagtaggtGCAGCTGCATCATCCTCTCAAGTACCATCACAATCTAGCGATCTCGGACCGATTGGAGGAAGCCGAAAAACCTCGACGCCGCCAGCGATGACATCTTTGTGGGAGCCTTTATCGGCCACCGCCAGCAATTCGCTCTTTGCCAATGCCGAGATTGAGTTGCCTCCCGTAGATG ATCTATACGAGCAGAGGGAGCGTGAgaggctgcagcagcagcagcaggcccagtGGGAGCGCAGCGAACTGATAATGCAGCAGCAATTGCTGCTCCAGCAGGCCCAACAGCTGGAGatgcagcagcgacagcaggaacagcagcaaaagcagctgcagcaggagaaactCCTGTTGCTGGCGAACATGGAGAGCAACAACTGGAACTCACCCTGGTCGCCGCTAGGCTATGGTGCTTGGCCAGATGTTCAGACAACGGGTGTGGTGAATGTTGTGCGTCCGCCACCAGGTCTAGCTGCTGCAACGGGCTACAACAATAGTCAGATGCTGGCCACATCGCACAACATTGCACAAGAACAACAGGggatagcagcagcagcagtaggagtaggaggaaTCGGATCAGGTGCAGCTGCGGTAACCGGACACGGCGAGAGTCTGCCTACTCAGTATGATCCATTCACCTCGCCAAGCTCAATATGGTCGGACACCTGGCGTCAGTCCTCGCAacgcaacaacaaccacaacaacaacaatcacatGAACTGA
- the Tmem131 gene encoding transmembrane protein 131 homolog isoform X1 gives MYTHFPLRLVLRLIPALFVLLSARVSGNNNQQMQMQLEPSSEKMLEGLQESFISLPEPHTRDHSEMLGDLRIVPPHLDFGTWSVGQARTKQVTLFNQHTNRTLQLNSVVGPSPAFYSSFFGTREVPPLGNTTFSVVFLPRQLGAISTDLLIHTSFGRAEMKVRGEGSECPYRLKPLVGIKAPINATLTPEIHMYNPHERPLQILEIYSSGGEFQLELPSGGSEGPQNLWEIPPHTLKPVIRISFHGRTAGNHSAYIRIKISELEELEESILVIPVEFEILPKQTPYARNPLADFGRVATHNAEAMEFKLDMHDQNDQSRELFGSYLRNIPGLFFDPNSTSIVLDPKLFESSETINDLLVISSKSSSSSPEPVQPFTVLVRAEIFKGGLSFDGNVTKFLTGSVSNSDGSEGATPLERKRSLVVRNNFAMPLILYNVSLSEPINESLLEVTMMGDPLQILLQPGDSVELLKLNLLNDEVMFKSSLRIDTNVTTFEMPVVSCSGRLHISAQPFVLRIPQKRHERELEPEVPSLELDLGTVPYAEMSRDGYVILRNDNPMPIKITNWFFKEPKTVYSHSSFFGCLLAEDIENSQDDLNEATRLHICRYLGQGDSAVFQVAVKTYIDGPAEGTLKVWTPYEVVRVPVKFKASMGQLDIDQEQLSFKNCFPGKICTAVLSIRSSFTHPVHVKSISFAKPGLRFKDFNAKGTTIAAQTLTKVGRIYFEPTAMCQSQCYIRDSTNDQAVFPSIPGGGAFGGEPGGASSINNNLLYDGVELRQRTELYRQFKRQLQALTLTLHSDELPPLELDFAIAVEWPKLVQFQPIPPTPAIEISQVQRQWITLTNPSQQPLLLDYFLSDPAYARRTQLSLPHEVIDVSSTSCYLTDREVFSLPEAGGPILLPGGSSLTIPITFSAYQPEKYCTLLHVRSNLTLYEAVWLQARAVQSQFRFGNRRPGSLTPLLFDVPPDQFEGCHSGDKAVVTVRSFTARNAGVIPMRIEGFLIGSLPCEDYGFKVMDCAGFDLGENETRKVEIAFSSDLTTSRVRRTLTLITNLTYDIGYFMLAQMPSESVEQCAAHLVRPTWETSLRNAALVVLLASFCLVLVAAVFDSKAIMTQQSAYDAARYKGPVQPTFNLRNIVKMQAEEVAAKAEAVQQHQHHHPHQHQQRARNGGGQVKEVRKRTFIAPTTTTTSRKSKPSWSTWGMDMNSLSKHLQKPKPKPQAIVTPTLNPPQPAPVPVESIKPVKKSATPSPPQPTAPVRPQKKFRQTPVVVVPPAPKPKAEPSSKTEASPKAEPFPKIEPLPKAEPLPKAEPSAKAETLPKTEPSSKAEPSPVCTPVVQEVQEKPMPKPSAPSPPQQENVSPKPLIKTQEQRVLKEQNGSAKKLGKTPGRERERERERRKEQKATNGTSSVVAVRKSDRKQRQKQLNFGQSATSASPPASPDTIKCITSPWETSSRVSFRDVLQTASSQPATVENGINLTPAPAAPPLPVPEIENHVAPLPAAAAVGAAASSSQVPSQSSDLGPIGGSRKTSTPPAMTSLWEPLSATASNSLFANAEIELPPVDANPIFVADLYEQRERERLQQQQQAQWERSELIMQQQLLLQQAQQLEMQQRQQEQQQKQLQQEKLLLLANMESNNWNSPWSPLGYGAWPDVQTTGVVNVVRPPPGLAAATGYNNSQMLATSHNIAQEQQGIAAAAVGVGGIGSGAAAVTGHGESLPTQYDPFTSPSSIWSDTWRQSSQRNNNHNNNNHMN, from the exons ATGTACACACATTTTCCGCTGCGGCTCGTCCTGAGGCTGATACCAGCTTTGTTCGTGCTGCTCAGCGCCCGAgtcagtggcaacaacaaccagcaaatgcaaatgcagctgGAGCCCAGCAGTGAAAAAATGCTGGAGGGACTTCAGGAGAGCTTCATCAGTCTCCCGGAGCCGCACACGCGCGACCATAGCGAAATGCTGGGAGACCTGCGGATTGTGCCGCCCCACCTTGACTTTGGAACATGGTCTGTGGGACAGGCGCGTACGAAGCAGGTGACGCTGTTTAACCAGCACACGAATCGCACTCTTCAATTGAACTCTGTGGTGGGGCCCAGTCCGGCCTTCTACAGCAGTTTCTTTGGAACGCGCGAGGTGCCGCCGCTGGGGAACACCACATTCAGTGTGGTCTTCCTGCCGAGGCAGCTTGGTGCCATATCAACGGATCTGCTAATACACACATCCTTCGGCCGTGCGGAGATGAAGGTACGCGGCGAGGGTAGCGAGTGTCCATATCGCTTGAAGCCGCTGGTGGGCATCAAGGCGCCCATAAACGCAACGCTAACCCCAGAGATTCACATGTATAATCCCCACGAGCGTCCGCTACAGATACTCGAG ATTTACAGCAGTGGCGGAGAGTTCCAGCTGGAACTGCCCAGCGGTGGCTCCGAGGGACCACAGAATCTTTGGGAAATACCGCCGCACACGCTGAAGCCAGTCATACGGATATCTTTCCACGGCCGCACCGCTGGCAACCATAGCGCCTACATACGCATCAAGATATCCGAACTCGAGGAGCTCGAGGAGAGCATCCTGGTCATACCCGTCGAGTTCGAGATCCTGCCCAAGCAAACACCCTACGCACGTAATCCTCTGGCGGACTTTGGCCGCGTGGCCACCCACAACGCGGAGGCCATGGAGTTCAAGCTGGATATGCACGACCAGAACGATCAGAGCCGCGAGCTCTTCGGCAGCTATCTGCGGAATATACCGGGCCTCTTCTTCGATCCCAATAGCACGAGCATTGTGCTGGACCCCAAGCTGTTCGAGAGCAGCGAAACGATCAACGATCTGCTGGTCATCAGCAGCaagagctccagctccagcccggAGCCAGTGCAACCTTTCACGGTTCTAGTCCGGGCAGAGATCTTCAAGGGCGGCCTGTCCTTCGATGGCAATGTCACCAAATTTCTAACGGGCTCTGTCTCCAACTCCGATGGTTCGGAGGGAGCCACTCCGCTGGAGAGGAAACGCTCGCTGGTAGTGCGCAACAACTTTGCCATGCCCCTGATCCTCTACAATGTCAGTCTTAGCGAGCCGATCAACGAGTCCCTTTTGGAGGTGACTATGATGGGTGATCCACTGCAGATTTTACTGCAGCCGGGCGACTCTGTGGAGCTGCTAAAACTCAATCTGCTCAACGATGAGGTAATGTTCAAGTCCTCTCTCAGGATCGATACGAATGTCACCACCTTCGAGATGCCAGTGGTCTCCTGCAGTGGGCGGCTGCACATCTCCGCCCAGCCGTTTGTGCTGCGTATACCACAGAAGAGGCACGAGCgagagctggagccggaggtGCCCAGCTTGGAGCTAGATCTGGGCACCGTGCCATATGCCGAGATGTCGCGGGATGGCTATGTCATCCTGCGCAACGACAATCCCATGCCCATCAAGATCACCAATTGGTTCTTCAAGGAGCCCAAGACTGTCTACTCGCACAGCTCCTTCTTTGGCTGCCTGTTGGCGGAGGATATTGAGAATTCGCAGGACGACTTGAACGAGGCCACCCGATTGCACATCTGCCGGTACTTAGGCCAGGGCGACAGCGCCGTCTTCCAGGTGGCCGTCAAAACCTACATAGACGGCCCGGCCGAGGGCACCCTCAAGGTGTGGACTCCGTACGAGGTGGTGCGTGTGCCCGTGAAGTTCAAGGCCTCGATGGGACAGCTGGACATCGATCAGGAACAGTTGAGCTTCAAGAACTGCTTCCCCGGAAAGATATGCACTGCGGTGCTGAGCATCCGCTCCAGCTTCACACATCCCGTACACGTCAAGAGCATCAGCTTCGCGAAGCCGGGCCTACGGTTCAAGGATTTCAATGCCAAGGGCACCACCATCGCTGCTCAGACCCTGACCAAGGTAGGGCGGATCTACTTTGAGCCAACGGCCATGTGTCAGAGCCAGTGCTACATCAGGGACTCCACCAACGATCAGGCCGTCTTTCCCAGCATACCCGGCGGCGGAGCGTTTGGTGGGGAGCCGGGCGGCgccagcagcatcaacaacaaTCTCCTGTACGACGGTGTCGAGCTGCGCCAACGCACAGAGCTCTATAGGCAATTCAAACGACAGCTGCAGGCTCTGACCCTGACGCTGCACAGCGACGAGCTCCCGCCGTTGGAGTTGGACTTTGCGATTGCCGTCGAGTGGCCGAAGCTGGTGCAGTTCCAGCCGATACCACCCACGCCGGCCATCGAGATCAGTCAGGTGCAGCGCCAGTGGATCACCCTGACCAATCCCTcgcagcagccgctgctccTCGACTACTTCCTGTCGGACCCGGCCTACGCCAGACGCACCCAGCTCTCTCTGCCCCACGAGGTGATCGATGTCAGCTCCACTAGCTGCTATCTCACCGATCGCGAGGTCTTCTCCCTGCCCGAGGCTGGCGGACCCATCCTGCTGCCCGGCGGCTCGAGTCTTACCATTCCAATCACCTTCAGCGCCTATCAGCCGGAAAAGTACTGCACCCTACTCCATGTGAGGAGTAATCTCACGCTCTACGAGGCTGTCTGGCTCCAGGCCCGCGCCGTGCAATCTCAGTTCCGCTTCGGCAACCGTCGTCCAGGCTCCCTGACACCACTGCTTTTTGATGTGCCGCCCGACCAGTTCGAGGGTTGCCACTCCGGCGACAAGGCTGTGGTTACCGTCCGCAGCTTTACGGCCCGCAATGCGGGTGTCATTCCCATGAGGATCGAGGGATTCCTGATCGGATCGCTGCCCTGCGAGGACTACGGCTTCAAGGTGATGGATTGTGCCGGCTTCGATCTAGGCGAGAACGAGACGCGGAAGGTGGAGATTGCATTCAGCTCGGACCTGACGACGTCGCGTGTGAGGCGAACGCTAACGCTGATCACGAATCTGACCTACGACATCGGATACTTTATGCTGGCCCAGATGCCGTCCGAGAGTGTGGAGCAATGTGCCGCCCATCTGGTGCGACCCACTTGGGAGACTTCGCTGAGAAATGCTGCGCTTGTGGTGCTGTTGGCCAGCTTCTGTTTGGTCTTGGTTGCGGCCGTATTTGATTCGAAGGCCATCATGACCCAGCAGAGTGCGTACGATGCGGCCCGCTACAAGGGGCCCGTCCAGCCCACCTTTAATCTGCGGAATATCGTTAAGATGCAGGCTGAGGAGGTGGCCGCCAAAGCGGAGGCAGTGCAACAACATCAGCACCACCACCctcaccagcaccagcaacggGCCAGGAATGGTGGAGGCCAAGTGAAGGAAGTGCGCAAGCGGACATTTATTGCGCCCACGACTACGACAACATCGCGTAAATCCAAGCCGTCCTGGTCAACCTGGGGCATGGACATGAATTCCCTCAGCAAGCATCTGCAGAAACCCAAACCAAAGCCACAAGCCATAGTCACCCCCACCCTCAATCCTCCCCAGCCcgcgccagtgccagtggaaTCCATCAAGCCCGTGAAGAAATCGGCAACGCCATCACCGCCGCAGCCAACAGCTCCAGTGCGGCCCCAGAAGAAGTTCAGACAGACACCCGTGGTTGTGGTGCCTCCTGCACCCAAGCCCAAGGCAGAGCCATCGTCGAAAACAGAAGCATCGCCCAAAGCAGAACCATTCCCCAAAATAGAGCCATTACCCAAAGCTGAGCCATTACCCAAAGCAGAGCCATCCGCCAAAGCAGAGACATTACCCAAAACAGAGCCATCCTCCAAAGCAGAGCCATCACCTGTATGCACCCCAGTCGTCCAGGAGGTCCAGGAGAAACCGATGCCCAAGCCCTCAGCCCCGAGTCCTCCTCAGCAGGAGAATGTATCGCCCAAGCCCCTCATCAAGACCCAAGAGCAACGAGTGCTAAAGGAACAAAATGGATCAGCCAAGAAATTGGGCAAGACTCCAggccgagagagagaacgCGAGAGGGAGCGCCGCAAGGAACAAAAGGCAACGAATGGTACATCGTCTGTGGTCGCAGTGAGGAAATCTGATCGAAAACAGCGCCAGAAGCAGCTAAACTTTGGCCAATCGGCTACCAGTGCCTCACCACCAGCCTCGCCCGATACCATCAAGTGCATCACCTCTCCCTGGGAGACCAGCAGTCGTGTGTCGTTCAGGGATGTGCTCCAAACAGCCAGTAGCCAGCCTGCGACCGtggaaaatggaataaatttGACTCCGGCACCGGCAGCACCGCCATTACCAGTACCAGAAATAGAAAACCATGTGGCTCcactaccagcagcagcagcagtaggtGCAGCTGCATCATCCTCTCAAGTACCATCACAATCTAGCGATCTCGGACCGATTGGAGGAAGCCGAAAAACCTCGACGCCGCCAGCGATGACATCTTTGTGGGAGCCTTTATCGGCCACCGCCAGCAATTCGCTCTTTGCCAATGCCGAGATTGAGTTGCCTCCCGTAGATG CGAATCCCATTTTTGTTGCAGATCTATACGAGCAGAGGGAGCGTGAgaggctgcagcagcagcagcaggcccagtGGGAGCGCAGCGAACTGATAATGCAGCAGCAATTGCTGCTCCAGCAGGCCCAACAGCTGGAGatgcagcagcgacagcaggaacagcagcaaaagcagctgcagcaggagaaactCCTGTTGCTGGCGAACATGGAGAGCAACAACTGGAACTCACCCTGGTCGCCGCTAGGCTATGGTGCTTGGCCAGATGTTCAGACAACGGGTGTGGTGAATGTTGTGCGTCCGCCACCAGGTCTAGCTGCTGCAACGGGCTACAACAATAGTCAGATGCTGGCCACATCGCACAACATTGCACAAGAACAACAGGggatagcagcagcagcagtaggagtaggaggaaTCGGATCAGGTGCAGCTGCGGTAACCGGACACGGCGAGAGTCTGCCTACTCAGTATGATCCATTCACCTCGCCAAGCTCAATATGGTCGGACACCTGGCGTCAGTCCTCGCAacgcaacaacaaccacaacaacaacaatcacatGAACTGA